A window from Nitrospira sp. encodes these proteins:
- a CDS encoding SDR family oxidoreductase — MRILITGGAGFLGSHLSDLLIGKGHEVVAMDNLITGRVENIAHLMGNPKFSFIKYNICDYIHIDGQLDAILHFASPASPQDYLEMPIATLKVGALGTHKVLGLAKAKGARLLLASTSEVYGDPLLNPQPESYWGNVNPIGARGVYDEAKRFAEAMTMAYHRYHGVDTRIVRIFNTYGPRMRPHDGRVVSNFVVQALQGKALTIFGDGNQTRSFCYVEDLVRGITELLLIDSDKSVAERTDRSSFLTKSDQPLKETMHDPVNIGNPRELTVKQIADLVLKLTGSKSTIEHKPLPVDDPKVRRPDIRRAKEFLGWEPKVELEDGLRKTIEYFRQVI; from the coding sequence ATGCGCATACTGATTACGGGCGGAGCGGGATTTCTCGGGAGTCACTTGAGCGACTTATTGATCGGCAAAGGCCATGAGGTTGTGGCCATGGACAACCTGATTACCGGACGCGTCGAAAATATTGCGCATTTAATGGGGAACCCCAAGTTTAGTTTTATTAAGTACAACATCTGTGACTATATTCACATCGACGGGCAGCTGGATGCGATTCTGCACTTTGCTTCCCCGGCGAGCCCGCAAGACTATCTTGAGATGCCCATTGCGACGCTGAAAGTCGGGGCTTTGGGTACCCATAAAGTGTTGGGCTTGGCCAAGGCGAAAGGGGCGCGGCTGTTGTTGGCCAGTACGTCCGAAGTCTATGGCGACCCCTTGCTCAATCCACAGCCGGAGTCCTACTGGGGGAATGTGAATCCGATCGGGGCGCGCGGTGTGTATGATGAAGCAAAGCGCTTTGCCGAAGCGATGACCATGGCCTACCACCGCTATCATGGTGTGGATACCAGGATTGTGCGTATCTTCAATACCTATGGCCCACGGATGCGTCCGCACGACGGTCGGGTCGTGTCAAACTTTGTCGTTCAAGCGCTTCAAGGCAAAGCGCTGACCATTTTTGGCGATGGCAACCAGACGCGAAGCTTCTGCTATGTCGAGGATCTCGTGCGGGGTATTACGGAGCTCTTGTTGATCGATTCGGATAAGTCTGTGGCTGAGCGGACCGACCGATCAAGCTTCCTGACGAAGTCAGACCAGCCCTTGAAGGAGACAATGCACGATCCAGTGAACATCGGGAATCCACGAGAGTTGACCGTCAAGCAGATTGCAGATCTGGTGCTCAAACTAACGGGTTCAAAGAGCACGATCGAGCATAAGCCCTTGCCGGTGGATGATCCAAAGGTGCGCCGGCCGGATATCCGTCGAGCCAAGGAGTTCCTCGGATGGGAACCGAAGGTGGAGCTGGAGGACGGCTTGCGAAAGACGATCGAGTACTTCCGTCAGGTCATCTGA
- a CDS encoding SGNH/GDSL hydrolase family protein, which produces MYQRDWIDLAAYEHVPESYVSEVLDDFFDLAKMGFTYQPWAHFSEPLFAGKRVHVVHDQLGFPTRLTMNPPNEQGRPEIRIFVLGGSTTFGYNVSDEHTFPTHLSAVLNERARAENLVAHIEVTNYGRGFYYPSQETALLIDLLRMGHRPNLVIFMDGVNLGDLQDLPPFYSRFERRFRSMQFSGLDPANQSASWISERLGWIPMVRVTKAIQNRMSAAPKKPEEEQEKEDFETRHGVNMFRQNQLISRAVCQAYKIECLFFLQPNAVFNYPTQLWRRSLPKSFMKSRDWLQLVYAQMQQDEGRIYLGDLFRLYGEGRKAIVDDCHYSPGFGRFLAEHVAKYVNLGRLVPGASGIKETEATGTARTSN; this is translated from the coding sequence GTGTATCAGCGTGACTGGATCGATCTTGCCGCATATGAACACGTTCCAGAATCATATGTGAGCGAGGTCTTGGATGACTTCTTCGATTTAGCCAAGATGGGTTTTACTTATCAACCGTGGGCTCATTTTTCTGAGCCCCTCTTTGCTGGGAAGCGAGTTCACGTTGTTCATGATCAGCTAGGTTTTCCTACTCGGCTCACCATGAATCCTCCAAACGAGCAGGGCCGTCCCGAAATAAGAATCTTTGTACTCGGAGGCAGTACGACATTTGGTTACAATGTGAGCGATGAGCATACATTCCCCACCCATCTTTCGGCGGTATTGAATGAGCGTGCCCGTGCCGAGAATCTTGTGGCGCATATTGAGGTAACAAACTATGGACGTGGGTTTTATTATCCCAGCCAGGAAACCGCGCTTCTCATCGACCTTCTACGAATGGGGCACCGGCCGAATCTGGTCATTTTCATGGACGGTGTCAACTTGGGAGATTTGCAAGACCTGCCTCCGTTCTATTCTCGATTTGAGCGGCGATTTCGAAGTATGCAATTTTCCGGACTGGATCCGGCTAACCAATCCGCTTCTTGGATAAGCGAGAGGCTTGGATGGATTCCGATGGTGAGAGTTACGAAGGCGATTCAGAATAGGATGTCGGCTGCGCCCAAGAAGCCGGAAGAAGAACAAGAGAAAGAGGATTTCGAGACGAGGCACGGCGTAAATATGTTCAGGCAAAATCAGCTCATCTCACGAGCGGTATGCCAAGCGTACAAGATTGAGTGCCTCTTTTTCTTGCAGCCGAATGCCGTGTTCAATTACCCAACGCAACTCTGGCGCCGCTCCTTGCCAAAGTCCTTCATGAAATCTCGTGACTGGCTACAGCTTGTTTATGCGCAGATGCAACAAGACGAGGGTCGAATCTATTTGGGAGATCTCTTCCGCTTGTATGGAGAAGGAAGGAAGGCCATCGTCGATGATTGCCACTATAGCCCTGGGTTTGGCCGATTTTTAGCCGAGCATGTCGCGAAATATGTCAATCTCGGGCGCCTCGTTCCTGGGGCAAGCGGGATTAAAGAGACAGAGGCCACAGGAACTGCTCGAACTTCAAACTAG
- a CDS encoding carbamoyltransferase: MTNIIGISAYYHDSAACLVRDGEIVAAAQEERFTRKKHDPGFPHRAIDYCLQAGGIRFKDVDRLVFYDKPLVKFERLLETYLAFAPSGLQSFLAAMPVWMKEKLLLKTLLRDEFLKHGEGMAKSELPQLLFSEHHESHAASAFFASPYDSAVVLCMDGVGEWATTSAWQGQGNTLTPLWEIPFPHSLGLLYSAFTYYTGFKVNSGEYKVMGLAPYGEPKYVKAIYEHLIDVKPDGTFRLNMEYFNYCTGLTMTSRKFDHVFGGPPRTPEAKLGQREMDLARSVQEVTEEVMLRLARTLHRETGVENLCLAGGVALNCVGNGRVLREGPHKGLWIQPAAGDAGGALGAALSVWHQFEGKPRVSDNKHDKMKGTYLGPAFTNAEIEAFLRSKEAPYIRLDDSALFEQVAKDLAAEKVVGWLQGRMEFGPRSLGGRSILGDARSTKMQSVMNLKIKYRESFRPFAPSVLRERVSDYFDLHSDSPYMLIVAPVIEKRRCPKTTAQKDLWGIDLLNVQRSDIPSVTHLDYSARVQTVHEETNPRYYNLLKAFEAQTGYAVLVNTSFNVRGEPIVHTPEDAYRCFMRTEMDVLVLENCVLYKTDQKPLEGDSDWKNEFELD, translated from the coding sequence ATGACAAATATCATCGGTATCTCAGCGTACTATCATGACAGCGCCGCGTGTCTGGTGCGCGATGGCGAGATTGTCGCTGCGGCACAAGAAGAGCGATTTACCAGAAAGAAGCACGACCCGGGATTTCCGCATCGGGCGATCGACTATTGCCTGCAGGCGGGCGGGATTCGATTCAAGGATGTCGACCGGCTGGTTTTCTACGATAAGCCGCTGGTGAAGTTCGAGCGCCTCTTGGAAACCTATTTGGCGTTCGCCCCGTCTGGCCTCCAGTCGTTTCTTGCCGCGATGCCGGTGTGGATGAAGGAGAAGTTGCTGCTGAAAACGCTGTTGCGGGACGAATTTTTGAAGCATGGGGAGGGAATGGCCAAGAGCGAATTGCCCCAGCTGTTATTTTCCGAGCATCACGAATCCCATGCTGCGTCGGCCTTTTTTGCGTCCCCCTATGACTCGGCCGTGGTGCTGTGCATGGATGGCGTGGGGGAATGGGCGACGACATCAGCCTGGCAAGGGCAGGGAAATACCCTCACGCCATTGTGGGAGATCCCGTTCCCGCATTCCTTGGGCCTGCTGTACTCCGCGTTCACCTACTACACCGGATTCAAGGTCAATTCGGGCGAGTACAAGGTGATGGGGCTCGCGCCGTATGGCGAGCCGAAGTACGTCAAAGCTATCTATGAGCATTTGATCGATGTGAAGCCGGATGGAACATTTCGTCTCAACATGGAGTATTTCAACTACTGTACAGGGCTCACGATGACGAGCCGGAAGTTCGACCATGTGTTCGGCGGTCCCCCGCGCACGCCTGAGGCGAAGTTGGGGCAACGTGAAATGGATTTGGCGCGATCTGTCCAGGAAGTGACGGAAGAGGTCATGCTCCGTTTGGCCCGGACGCTTCATCGCGAGACGGGTGTGGAGAATTTGTGTCTTGCCGGGGGGGTTGCGCTCAACTGTGTGGGAAACGGCCGGGTCTTGCGAGAAGGGCCGCATAAGGGACTCTGGATTCAACCCGCGGCCGGCGATGCGGGCGGCGCCCTCGGAGCAGCCTTATCGGTGTGGCATCAGTTTGAGGGCAAGCCACGCGTTTCGGATAACAAGCACGATAAGATGAAGGGGACGTATCTGGGGCCCGCATTCACCAACGCTGAGATCGAGGCGTTCTTGCGATCAAAAGAAGCGCCGTATATCCGCCTTGATGATTCGGCTTTGTTTGAGCAGGTCGCCAAAGATCTCGCGGCCGAAAAGGTTGTGGGATGGTTGCAGGGCCGCATGGAATTCGGTCCGCGATCCCTTGGTGGACGAAGTATTCTGGGTGATGCCCGCAGTACCAAGATGCAGTCGGTGATGAACCTCAAGATTAAATATCGCGAGTCGTTCAGACCCTTCGCTCCCTCGGTGCTTCGAGAGCGGGTCTCGGACTATTTCGACTTGCACTCCGACAGCCCCTACATGCTGATCGTGGCCCCGGTTATCGAAAAAAGGCGTTGTCCCAAGACGACCGCACAAAAGGATTTATGGGGGATCGATCTCTTGAACGTTCAACGGTCGGATATTCCGTCTGTGACCCATCTGGATTACTCGGCCAGAGTTCAAACGGTCCACGAAGAGACCAACCCTCGCTACTATAATCTGCTGAAGGCTTTCGAAGCGCAGACCGGCTATGCCGTGCTGGTGAATACCTCTTTCAATGTGCGAGGCGAGCCGATTGTGCATACTCCGGAAGATGCCTATCGCTGTTTTATGCGGACTGAGATGGATGTCCTCGTGCTGGAGAACTGTGTGCTGTACAAGACAGATCAGAAGCCGCTTGAAGGGGATTCTGATTGGAAGAATGAGTTTGAACTCGACTAA
- a CDS encoding glycosyltransferase family 4 protein: MNVLLVVPWDQEVGGVASVVGNVARQLQKAGHHVWFLHPGEAHSLKATITKWNFPGYELNLRNPFVPESPVKSVLGFAFYLFHTLRQLHTVLVRHNIDIVNIHYPIGSGVYFSLLRPFCRFKLVISVHGGDLFPKGVPETRYPKALEVLINSADWLVAPSKSTLDAALTRFPGLRATSSAIHNAVDLAEFDEEERAALPGGRFVLCIALLQPRKAVDVLIKAFRLLGQTHPEMELWLAGDGPLRGQLEDLVSQLGLTQKVKFLGSQDRIGVKRLLRQCTLLVLPSRAEPFGIAILEAFSSKKPVVASAVGGIPEIIEDGHNGILVEPENPQALCDAISKVWADPVLAERLARSGYETVRQHFQWEVASGRYEAIFVNLLG; the protein is encoded by the coding sequence ATGAATGTGCTGTTAGTCGTCCCATGGGATCAAGAGGTCGGCGGCGTGGCCTCGGTCGTGGGGAATGTGGCTCGCCAGCTGCAGAAGGCCGGGCACCATGTCTGGTTCCTTCATCCCGGGGAAGCACATTCGCTGAAGGCGACCATTACGAAGTGGAACTTTCCGGGATACGAACTCAATCTTCGGAATCCCTTCGTCCCGGAATCCCCAGTCAAATCTGTTTTGGGCTTTGCCTTTTATCTCTTCCATACCCTTCGTCAACTCCACACCGTACTGGTTCGACACAATATCGATATCGTAAACATTCACTACCCCATTGGATCCGGGGTCTACTTCTCATTGCTTCGTCCCTTTTGCCGGTTCAAGCTGGTGATCTCGGTGCATGGCGGCGATCTGTTTCCAAAGGGAGTGCCGGAAACGCGGTATCCAAAGGCGCTTGAAGTCCTGATCAACTCCGCCGATTGGCTTGTCGCTCCCTCCAAGAGCACGCTGGATGCCGCGTTGACAAGGTTCCCCGGACTCCGTGCCACGTCGTCGGCCATTCATAATGCGGTCGACCTTGCGGAGTTTGACGAGGAAGAGCGGGCCGCGCTGCCCGGCGGGCGATTTGTTTTGTGCATTGCTCTGCTTCAGCCCCGGAAGGCGGTCGATGTGCTGATCAAGGCCTTCCGACTCCTCGGGCAGACGCACCCTGAGATGGAATTGTGGCTGGCTGGAGACGGTCCTCTTCGAGGGCAGCTTGAGGATCTCGTGTCGCAGCTGGGTCTGACGCAGAAGGTGAAATTCCTGGGCTCGCAAGACCGAATCGGCGTTAAGAGGTTGTTGCGCCAATGTACGCTGCTGGTCTTGCCCTCCCGCGCTGAACCGTTTGGGATTGCCATATTGGAGGCGTTTTCCAGCAAGAAGCCGGTCGTGGCGTCGGCCGTCGGCGGGATTCCGGAAATTATTGAAGACGGTCATAACGGGATTTTGGTAGAACCCGAGAACCCCCAAGCTCTGTGTGATGCAATCAGCAAGGTCTGGGCCGATCCTGTTCTGGCGGAACGGCTGGCTCGCTCAGGTTATGAAACCGTGAGACAGCATTTCCAATGGGAAGTGGCCTCTGGGCGGTACGAAGCGATATTCGTGAATCTGCTTGGATAA
- a CDS encoding glycosyltransferase family 4 protein yields MKILMVSNFYPPHYRGGYEVRCKQVAETMQRRGHEIRVLTSVYGMPMDSSGRFPRPTEEIEGVRVDRWLDIYSYGPQSPGRPWTLMQARRQLADARRFAKIVSEFKPDIVNWWSMNGLSMNLLPMPGERHIPDIHWIEHPWMINEYGAAGEKSAPFWEGLWDGSWGPKPIQPLLRWLGRRWERQIACEGIPTRQFPNRPRHMVFVSEFLRMLYRDAGLTFPSSEIIFGGVPIDRFLAPVRRHGMEGPIRLLYAGQITPDRGLHTAVEAFGQIPPQLRSRLTLSVAGDNPGDYLDGIRRRAQELGLTEAVTFLGKVPHDRMPEVYKSHDILVFVSTREEGLPLVMVEAMLAGCVVLTTGSGGAIEVAALADLPLIPKADSATLARRLTEFASNPETLYDIALRGQEVARKEFSLDVMIQRWESTIAAIKTSPKSPGGERR; encoded by the coding sequence ATGAAGATCCTGATGGTCAGCAATTTCTATCCTCCGCACTATCGGGGAGGTTACGAGGTCCGATGTAAGCAAGTGGCCGAAACCATGCAGCGGCGTGGGCATGAGATTCGTGTGCTGACGAGTGTCTACGGCATGCCGATGGATTCCTCGGGGAGATTTCCCCGCCCCACGGAGGAAATCGAGGGGGTCCGAGTGGACCGGTGGCTCGATATCTATTCGTATGGGCCGCAGTCTCCCGGTCGGCCTTGGACGCTGATGCAGGCCAGGCGGCAGCTTGCGGATGCCCGCCGCTTTGCGAAGATTGTGTCGGAGTTCAAGCCGGACATTGTGAACTGGTGGAGTATGAACGGGCTCTCAATGAATTTGCTGCCGATGCCTGGAGAACGGCATATCCCCGATATTCATTGGATCGAACACCCGTGGATGATCAACGAGTATGGCGCGGCCGGAGAAAAATCGGCGCCGTTTTGGGAAGGGCTGTGGGACGGGAGTTGGGGGCCGAAGCCGATACAGCCGTTGTTGAGATGGTTGGGGCGAAGATGGGAACGACAGATTGCCTGCGAAGGGATCCCGACCAGGCAGTTCCCGAACCGACCACGTCACATGGTGTTTGTCAGCGAATTCCTTCGGATGCTGTACCGCGATGCCGGCCTCACCTTCCCCTCGTCGGAAATTATTTTTGGAGGCGTGCCGATTGACCGTTTTCTTGCCCCTGTGCGTCGCCATGGCATGGAAGGCCCAATACGACTTCTCTATGCGGGGCAAATTACTCCAGACCGTGGGTTGCATACGGCCGTGGAAGCCTTTGGGCAAATACCCCCGCAGCTCCGGTCCCGCCTGACGCTTTCAGTGGCCGGGGATAATCCCGGCGACTATCTTGACGGCATCCGAAGGCGTGCTCAGGAGTTGGGCTTGACTGAAGCCGTCACCTTTCTTGGGAAGGTTCCGCACGATCGCATGCCGGAAGTCTACAAATCCCATGACATTCTGGTGTTTGTGAGTACCAGGGAGGAAGGCCTTCCCCTTGTGATGGTTGAGGCTATGCTGGCCGGTTGTGTGGTGCTCACGACAGGGAGCGGCGGTGCAATCGAAGTCGCCGCACTTGCCGATTTGCCCCTTATCCCCAAAGCAGACTCTGCTACGCTTGCGCGCCGTCTCACGGAGTTTGCCAGCAATCCTGAGACATTGTACGACATTGCGTTACGCGGGCAGGAGGTTGCCCGCAAGGAATTCAGTTTGGACGTGATGATCCAACGGTGGGAGTCAACGATTGCTGCGATAAAGACCTCTCCGAAAAGTCCGGGCGGAGAGCGCCGATGA
- a CDS encoding glycosyltransferase — protein MIPSSRSLLAGARPARVGIFDHVSLRLGGSQLVVASMAAQLSRMYSVDVIHSGKGYTVAGLAEAFGLDLSRVNERIVPDSLGTFSLPGLTPSYVRERLELDRRLTEPYDLFIYSGHGVPPFCAARQGMVYCHFPFEWHPSLELSRTEGWAARSAFSRWVRTQGYLALWHWRMRGYRTVIGNSQFTSSWIQRRWKRSAEVLYPPVAVNTTSLQKENIIVSLGRFIVTDGKNHGLQLETFRRFVSMNGRDWRLCLIGFCTDLPQDLAYLEKLKSLAADLPVSFVVNASRETVWTYLARAKLYWHATALGGDSNVPPERMEHFGIATVEAMGAGCVPLVPMSGGQPEIVEHEKSGFLCRDAESLLQYSNRAAGSESLCQSMGQAARERSAAFRPDLFNQRLSQLAAGLLTDHLPASPSGEKGTRVDVTPR, from the coding sequence ATGATTCCTTCCAGCCGCAGCCTTCTCGCCGGAGCCCGACCGGCTCGCGTGGGGATTTTTGATCATGTCTCACTGCGTCTCGGCGGGAGTCAGTTGGTCGTGGCCAGCATGGCGGCTCAATTGTCGCGGATGTATTCGGTCGATGTGATACATAGCGGAAAAGGATACACAGTTGCGGGGTTAGCTGAAGCCTTCGGGCTTGATTTGAGCCGGGTCAACGAGCGGATCGTTCCGGATTCGTTAGGGACGTTCTCACTGCCAGGGCTCACCCCCAGCTATGTGCGGGAAAGACTGGAGCTCGATCGCCGGCTCACGGAGCCGTACGACCTGTTCATTTATTCAGGACACGGCGTTCCGCCTTTTTGTGCGGCCAGGCAGGGGATGGTCTATTGCCACTTTCCTTTTGAATGGCATCCAAGCCTGGAGCTTTCCCGTACGGAGGGATGGGCTGCGCGAAGCGCGTTCAGTCGCTGGGTCAGGACACAGGGCTATTTAGCTCTCTGGCATTGGCGTATGCGAGGCTATCGCACGGTGATCGGCAATTCTCAGTTTACGTCGTCGTGGATCCAGCGGCGGTGGAAGCGGTCGGCCGAGGTGCTCTATCCCCCTGTCGCGGTGAACACGACCTCGCTCCAGAAAGAAAACATCATCGTGTCGCTCGGACGGTTCATCGTGACCGATGGGAAGAATCATGGGCTGCAATTGGAAACGTTCCGGAGGTTTGTGTCCATGAATGGAAGGGATTGGCGCTTGTGCTTGATCGGGTTCTGTACGGATCTGCCGCAAGATCTGGCGTATCTCGAGAAGCTTAAATCCCTTGCCGCAGATCTTCCCGTGAGCTTTGTCGTGAATGCCTCCCGGGAGACCGTATGGACCTATTTGGCGAGGGCCAAGCTCTATTGGCATGCGACGGCTCTTGGCGGTGACTCCAATGTCCCGCCGGAACGGATGGAGCACTTCGGAATTGCGACCGTCGAGGCCATGGGGGCCGGCTGTGTCCCTCTGGTACCGATGAGCGGAGGCCAGCCGGAAATCGTTGAGCATGAGAAGAGCGGCTTCCTGTGCCGGGATGCCGAGTCCCTGCTCCAGTATTCGAATCGTGCAGCCGGCAGCGAATCGTTGTGCCAAAGCATGGGGCAAGCGGCCCGTGAACGGAGCGCAGCGTTTCGACCGGACCTATTCAATCAGCGGTTGAGCCAATTGGCTGCGGGGTTGTTGACGGACCATCTGCCCGCGTCTCCGTCAGGAGAAAAGGGCACCCGGGTAGACGTGACGCCTAGATAA
- a CDS encoding SGNH/GDSL hydrolase family protein, with protein sequence MLRLIKTDWPTVDEKPLAGKEFGVDGWLLGALYLSELSLLLILLTAYIVSRKPTFLSFLNSRPGYVCLAGIAGLLVSGMIMRRQCAGPAKADVRSARLTVAMNLVSVFLLFIIGEGTIRALYVETTMGDMWGKSYLLPREWSKVVGHFQGSFRSKLGKPSYMLFNETLGWTIGSGRSQNDQGVSYFSSAEGLRSASPGTAFADRHPTIRIALIGDSYTFGDEVAYEDTWGYQLEKLLGPDVQVLNFGVNAYGTGQAYLRYLQDVRAWHPDVVIFGFVDHDLVRTMSVYASLTFPTATFPYAAPRFVMRDQQLTLLNVPLPPPEQIFSAKSIDELPYIEWDRSYVNGEWDRPAWTIPTRSYLFRWLESWYPMAEDLRPDVSDAAMREVNGAIFQAFAKQAKADGAVPILVHFPSWMQDSDILDYTPLGVKILRSAGLDFLDPTDCLTPIPFADRVMPRRHYAPKGNLAVAQCFREPVAEQLAKRNK encoded by the coding sequence ATGCTAAGACTTATTAAAACTGATTGGCCTACCGTCGATGAGAAGCCTCTGGCGGGGAAGGAGTTCGGTGTAGATGGTTGGCTTTTGGGAGCGCTCTATCTTTCCGAACTCTCGCTGCTGCTCATCCTGCTCACAGCTTACATTGTCTCGCGAAAGCCCACCTTCTTGTCATTTCTGAATAGCCGGCCAGGATATGTGTGCCTAGCCGGGATAGCCGGGCTCCTGGTTTCCGGAATGATCATGCGCCGCCAATGTGCTGGGCCTGCCAAGGCCGACGTGCGGTCGGCTCGGTTGACGGTTGCCATGAACCTGGTCTCAGTCTTCCTGCTCTTCATCATCGGGGAAGGGACGATCCGGGCGCTTTATGTTGAGACGACCATGGGCGACATGTGGGGGAAATCCTACCTGCTGCCGCGGGAATGGAGCAAAGTCGTCGGCCACTTTCAGGGGTCGTTTCGAAGCAAGCTCGGGAAGCCCTCGTACATGCTGTTCAATGAGACTCTTGGTTGGACCATCGGCTCCGGACGGAGTCAGAATGATCAGGGAGTGAGTTACTTCAGCAGCGCTGAGGGACTTAGGAGTGCAAGCCCTGGGACCGCCTTCGCCGATCGGCATCCTACCATCCGGATAGCCCTGATCGGGGACTCCTATACGTTTGGGGATGAGGTGGCCTATGAGGATACCTGGGGGTATCAACTGGAGAAGCTCTTGGGGCCTGATGTTCAGGTGCTCAATTTTGGCGTCAATGCCTATGGCACAGGCCAGGCCTACCTGCGGTATCTGCAAGACGTGCGCGCCTGGCATCCGGATGTGGTGATTTTCGGGTTTGTCGATCATGATTTAGTACGAACGATGTCCGTATATGCTTCGCTCACGTTTCCCACTGCGACCTTTCCATACGCAGCGCCTCGCTTTGTGATGCGGGATCAGCAGCTCACGCTACTGAATGTCCCTTTGCCTCCGCCGGAACAGATTTTTTCGGCGAAATCTATCGATGAATTGCCCTACATTGAATGGGACCGTTCATATGTGAACGGGGAATGGGATCGTCCCGCGTGGACCATTCCCACTCGATCCTATCTGTTCCGATGGCTGGAATCCTGGTACCCGATGGCGGAGGACCTGCGGCCCGACGTGTCGGACGCCGCGATGCGCGAGGTCAACGGGGCAATCTTTCAGGCCTTTGCAAAGCAGGCGAAGGCCGATGGGGCGGTTCCGATTCTGGTGCATTTCCCCAGCTGGATGCAGGACTCGGATATCCTCGATTACACGCCTCTCGGGGTGAAGATCCTGCGCTCTGCGGGGCTTGATTTTCTCGATCCCACCGACTGTCTTACGCCGATTCCTTTTGCTGACCGTGTCATGCCCCGTCGTCACTACGCTCCCAAGGGTAACCTCGCAGTTGCGCAATGTTTTCGCGAACCAGTGGCAGAACAACTCGCCAAGCGGAACAAATGA
- a CDS encoding glycosyltransferase family 4 protein: MKVLVISAAYPPFHAGEATNTYFLCKQLADRKLDVHVLTSQGCTGTGEPGITVHPIMDRWSWAEIPRFKAFLKRCAPDAIYLMYLGVMYHYHPMITFTPTIAKKLLPHVPFVTRFENVRACSDPSRMSLVSRVFRKYVVQKWAGRGGVSYNFGTLMRDSDSLIVLCKMHQVILLEERPDIGGKTTLIPPPPNMRICAVGEEACQSQRAKLGFEPDDFVFAFLGYIYPAKGVETLLRAFQIVMRLKPQAKLLFVGGKFDLNYNGEDIYVEQMYALSKELNVEPKIVWTGSFNADSEDGSLYLRAADAGVFTFVKGVQLNNSSFSSMASHGLPMIATSGPWLDEAFVHQENVLLCEPNDPNALAQSMLLMMENPELRERLRKGALTLASEWFSWGRATDRTIDLLRGQEPYCESRKIA, encoded by the coding sequence ATGAAGGTTCTGGTCATTTCAGCAGCCTATCCGCCTTTCCACGCAGGGGAGGCCACCAATACGTACTTTCTCTGCAAGCAGTTGGCGGATCGGAAGCTGGATGTGCATGTGCTCACGTCGCAGGGGTGCACAGGAACCGGGGAGCCCGGCATCACGGTTCACCCCATCATGGATCGGTGGTCTTGGGCTGAGATTCCACGATTCAAAGCGTTTCTCAAGCGCTGCGCGCCCGATGCGATTTATCTGATGTACCTGGGAGTGATGTACCACTATCATCCGATGATCACCTTTACTCCGACGATCGCGAAAAAGCTGCTTCCCCATGTGCCGTTTGTGACACGGTTCGAGAATGTGCGTGCGTGCTCCGATCCTTCCCGCATGTCATTGGTCTCGCGAGTATTCCGGAAGTATGTGGTTCAGAAATGGGCCGGCAGGGGCGGGGTATCGTATAACTTCGGCACGCTCATGCGCGACAGTGATTCGCTGATTGTCCTCTGTAAAATGCACCAGGTGATCTTGCTTGAAGAACGACCCGACATCGGGGGGAAGACGACGTTGATTCCCCCGCCTCCGAATATGCGGATCTGTGCAGTCGGAGAAGAGGCGTGTCAATCGCAGCGGGCGAAGCTTGGATTCGAGCCGGACGATTTCGTGTTTGCCTTCCTGGGATATATTTATCCGGCTAAGGGCGTGGAGACGCTCTTGCGAGCCTTTCAGATTGTGATGCGTCTGAAGCCTCAGGCTAAGCTCCTGTTTGTCGGGGGGAAGTTCGACCTGAATTACAACGGGGAAGATATTTATGTTGAGCAGATGTATGCCTTGTCCAAGGAGTTAAACGTCGAACCCAAGATCGTCTGGACGGGGAGCTTTAATGCGGATAGCGAGGATGGGTCGCTGTATCTGCGAGCGGCGGATGCCGGCGTGTTCACCTTCGTAAAAGGCGTCCAGTTGAACAATAGTTCCTTCTCGTCCATGGCCTCTCATGGCCTGCCCATGATTGCGACGAGCGGCCCATGGTTGGATGAGGCATTCGTTCATCAGGAAAATGTCCTGCTGTGCGAACCGAACGACCCGAATGCGTTGGCGCAGTCCATGCTGCTGATGATGGAGAACCCGGAATTGCGTGAGCGCCTGCGTAAGGGCGCCCTCACGCTTGCCTCCGAGTGGTTTTCGTGGGGCCGGGCGACGGATCGGACAATCGATCTGCTGCGAGGGCAAGAGCCCTATTGTGAATCGAGGAAAATCGCCTAG